One genomic window of Miscanthus floridulus cultivar M001 unplaced genomic scaffold, ASM1932011v1 fs_453_4_5, whole genome shotgun sequence includes the following:
- the LOC136531840 gene encoding glycine-rich cell wall structural protein 1.0-like, giving the protein MARGGRGMPRPTRGESGSTGAGGTPAVDGGKAGRGRQWRAARRAAAEADGGGQGEDGGGGGAAANHGQRLGRRRRGSRRGGAGSAWERARRGGGGAAGAVAGAGAASSAGAARRGQWRDGGAGAGAAVVRARAAVAVRG; this is encoded by the coding sequence AtggcgcgcggcgggcgcgggatgcCCAGGCCTACGCGCGGCGAGTctggctcgacgggcgcgggaggcacgccggcggtggacggcggcaaggcgggacgaggccgacagtggagggcggcaaggcgggcCGCGGCCGAGGCCGACGGTGGAGGGCAAGGCGAGGACGGTGGCGGAGGCGGCGCGGCGGCCAACCACGGGCAACggctagggcggcggcggcgcgggagcaggcgcggcggcgcgggctcggcgtgggagcgggcgcggcgcgggggcggtggcgcggcgggggcggtggcaggcgcgggcgcggcctcgagcgcgggcgcggcgcggcgggggCAGTGGCGCGATGggggcgcgggggcgggcgcggcGGTGGTGCGGGCAAGGGCGGCGGTGGCAGTGCGCGGCTAG
- the LOC136531842 gene encoding uncharacterized protein isoform X1 produces the protein MQSPLLSLLFYRSPSVLSLSRAATGRPPTPTPCPGLGWSLPRPSSRPSPATSTQQCTTMPFTGSAPAFIVRLVGVRPSCCPPSRAFAVVRAQKIQLPKKKRRLDEVCLERFQQYSRTYIQSWILQGKVIVDGRVVNKAGTQVSDKSVIDIKAEIPKYVCRAGHKLEAAIKGFDIDCDGKIALDSGLSTGGFTDCLLQHGASHVYGVDVGYGQVAEKIRTHERVSVIERTNLRYLSQLPEPVDLVTLDLSFVSILMVMPAVIKVMKTDSTLITLIKPQFEARRSQVGGGGIVRDPLVHKEVLDRIISGVEKFGFCNKGWIESPIKGAEGNKEFLACFHRIPVSESQPEVLAKEPIT, from the exons ATGCAGTCGCCACTTCTCAGCCTTTTGTTCTACCGTTCACCCagcgtgctctctctctctcgtgcggCAACTGGGCGACCACCGACGCCGACGCCCTGCCCAGGCCTTGGTTGGTCCCTTCCCAGGCCCTCGTCGCgtccttcgccggcgacgagcacccagcAG TGTACCACCATGCCCTTTACTGGGTCCGCCCCTGCTTTCATAGTTAGGCTGGTTGGGGTCCGGCCAAGCTGCTGTCCTCCTTCCCGTGCATTTGCGGTTGTCAGAGCTCAAAAGATTCAGCTTCCCAAGAA AAAGAGGCGATTGGATGAAGTGTGCTTAGAAAGGTTTCAACAATACAGTAGAACATACATCCAGTCATGGATTCTTCAAG GTAAAGTCATTGTGGATGGAAGAGTTGTGAATAAAGCTGGAACACAAGTATCTGACAAGTCTGTCATCGACATCAAGGCTGAAATACCAAAATATGTATGTAG aGCAGGGCATAAGCTTGAGGCAGCCATCAAAGGATTTGATATTGATTGTGATGGAAAGATAGCCCTTGATTCAGGATTATCAACAGGTGGCTTTACTGACTGTTTACTTCAGCATGGAGCATCACATGTTTATGGTGTAGATGTTGGCTATGGACAG GTGGCTGAAAAAATTCGCACACATGAACGTGTTTCAGTGATTGAACGCACAAATTTAAGATATCTATCTCAACTGCCAGAACCAGTTGACTTGGTGACACTGGACCTATCTTTTGTCTCCATTCTCATG GTCATGCCTGCTGTTATCAAAGTAATGAAGACGGATTCTACATTGATAACACTTATCAAGCCTCAGTTTGAAGCACGTAGATCACAG GTAGGAGGTGGAGGGATTGTTCGAGATCCTCTGGTTCATAAAGAG GTACTGGATAGAATAATTTCAGGCGTGGAAAAATTTGGATTCTGCAATAAGGGTTGGATCGAATCTCCTATAAAGGGTGCAGAAGGGAATAAGGAGTTCCTTGCTTGCTTTCACAGGATCCCAGTATCAGAATCACAGCCAGAGGTATTGGCAAAGGAACCTATAACCTAG
- the LOC136531842 gene encoding uncharacterized protein isoform X3, whose protein sequence is MPFTGSAPAFIVRLVGVRPSCCPPSRAFAVVRAQKIQLPKKKRRLDEVCLERFQQYSRTYIQSWILQGKVIVDGRVVNKAGTQVSDKSVIDIKAEIPKYVCRAGHKLEAAIKGFDIDCDGKIALDSGLSTGGFTDCLLQHGASHVYGVDVGYGQVAEKIRTHERVSVIERTNLRYLSQLPEPVDLVTLDLSFVSILMVMPAVIKVMKTDSTLITLIKPQFEARRSQVGGGGIVRDPLVHKEVLDRIISGVEKFGFCNKGWIESPIKGAEGNKEFLACFHRIPVSESQPECFGLFFQRSERGL, encoded by the exons ATGCCCTTTACTGGGTCCGCCCCTGCTTTCATAGTTAGGCTGGTTGGGGTCCGGCCAAGCTGCTGTCCTCCTTCCCGTGCATTTGCGGTTGTCAGAGCTCAAAAGATTCAGCTTCCCAAGAA AAAGAGGCGATTGGATGAAGTGTGCTTAGAAAGGTTTCAACAATACAGTAGAACATACATCCAGTCATGGATTCTTCAAG GTAAAGTCATTGTGGATGGAAGAGTTGTGAATAAAGCTGGAACACAAGTATCTGACAAGTCTGTCATCGACATCAAGGCTGAAATACCAAAATATGTATGTAG aGCAGGGCATAAGCTTGAGGCAGCCATCAAAGGATTTGATATTGATTGTGATGGAAAGATAGCCCTTGATTCAGGATTATCAACAGGTGGCTTTACTGACTGTTTACTTCAGCATGGAGCATCACATGTTTATGGTGTAGATGTTGGCTATGGACAG GTGGCTGAAAAAATTCGCACACATGAACGTGTTTCAGTGATTGAACGCACAAATTTAAGATATCTATCTCAACTGCCAGAACCAGTTGACTTGGTGACACTGGACCTATCTTTTGTCTCCATTCTCATG GTCATGCCTGCTGTTATCAAAGTAATGAAGACGGATTCTACATTGATAACACTTATCAAGCCTCAGTTTGAAGCACGTAGATCACAG GTAGGAGGTGGAGGGATTGTTCGAGATCCTCTGGTTCATAAAGAG GTACTGGATAGAATAATTTCAGGCGTGGAAAAATTTGGATTCTGCAATAAGGGTTGGATCGAATCTCCTATAAAGGGTGCAGAAGGGAATAAGGAGTTCCTTGCTTGCTTTCACAGGATCCCAGTATCAGAATCACAGCCAGAG tgtttcggcttgttttttcagcgaagcgaacggggcctatga
- the LOC136531842 gene encoding uncharacterized protein isoform X5 — MPFTGSAPAFIVRLVGVRPSCCPPSRAFAVVRAQKIQLPKKKRRLDEVCLERFQQYSRTYIQSWILQGKVIVDGRVVNKAGTQVSDKSVIDIKAEIPKYVCRAGHKLEAAIKGFDIDCDGKIALDSGLSTGGFTDCLLQHGASHVYGVDVGYGQVAEKIRTHERVSVIERTNLRYLSQLPEPVDLVTLDLSFVSILMVMPAVIKVMKTDSTLITLIKPQFEARRSQVGGGGIVRDPLVHKEVLDRIISGVEKFGFCNKGWIESPIKGAEGNKEFLACFHRIPVSESQPELFRIWMLQKR, encoded by the exons ATGCCCTTTACTGGGTCCGCCCCTGCTTTCATAGTTAGGCTGGTTGGGGTCCGGCCAAGCTGCTGTCCTCCTTCCCGTGCATTTGCGGTTGTCAGAGCTCAAAAGATTCAGCTTCCCAAGAA AAAGAGGCGATTGGATGAAGTGTGCTTAGAAAGGTTTCAACAATACAGTAGAACATACATCCAGTCATGGATTCTTCAAG GTAAAGTCATTGTGGATGGAAGAGTTGTGAATAAAGCTGGAACACAAGTATCTGACAAGTCTGTCATCGACATCAAGGCTGAAATACCAAAATATGTATGTAG aGCAGGGCATAAGCTTGAGGCAGCCATCAAAGGATTTGATATTGATTGTGATGGAAAGATAGCCCTTGATTCAGGATTATCAACAGGTGGCTTTACTGACTGTTTACTTCAGCATGGAGCATCACATGTTTATGGTGTAGATGTTGGCTATGGACAG GTGGCTGAAAAAATTCGCACACATGAACGTGTTTCAGTGATTGAACGCACAAATTTAAGATATCTATCTCAACTGCCAGAACCAGTTGACTTGGTGACACTGGACCTATCTTTTGTCTCCATTCTCATG GTCATGCCTGCTGTTATCAAAGTAATGAAGACGGATTCTACATTGATAACACTTATCAAGCCTCAGTTTGAAGCACGTAGATCACAG GTAGGAGGTGGAGGGATTGTTCGAGATCCTCTGGTTCATAAAGAG GTACTGGATAGAATAATTTCAGGCGTGGAAAAATTTGGATTCTGCAATAAGGGTTGGATCGAATCTCCTATAAAGGGTGCAGAAGGGAATAAGGAGTTCCTTGCTTGCTTTCACAGGATCCCAGTATCAGAATCACAGCCAGAG ctgtttcggatctggatgttgcaaaaaaggTAG
- the LOC136531842 gene encoding uncharacterized protein isoform X2, producing the protein MPFTGSAPAFIVRLVGVRPSCCPPSRAFAVVRAQKIQLPKKKRRLDEVCLERFQQYSRTYIQSWILQGKVIVDGRVVNKAGTQVSDKSVIDIKAEIPKYVCRAGHKLEAAIKGFDIDCDGKIALDSGLSTGGFTDCLLQHGASHVYGVDVGYGQVAEKIRTHERVSVIERTNLRYLSQLPEPVDLVTLDLSFVSILMVMPAVIKVMKTDSTLITLIKPQFEARRSQVGGGGIVRDPLVHKEVLDRIISGVEKFGFCNKGWIESPIKGAEGNKEFLACFHRIPVSESQPEPEQCFGLFFQRSERGL; encoded by the exons ATGCCCTTTACTGGGTCCGCCCCTGCTTTCATAGTTAGGCTGGTTGGGGTCCGGCCAAGCTGCTGTCCTCCTTCCCGTGCATTTGCGGTTGTCAGAGCTCAAAAGATTCAGCTTCCCAAGAA AAAGAGGCGATTGGATGAAGTGTGCTTAGAAAGGTTTCAACAATACAGTAGAACATACATCCAGTCATGGATTCTTCAAG GTAAAGTCATTGTGGATGGAAGAGTTGTGAATAAAGCTGGAACACAAGTATCTGACAAGTCTGTCATCGACATCAAGGCTGAAATACCAAAATATGTATGTAG aGCAGGGCATAAGCTTGAGGCAGCCATCAAAGGATTTGATATTGATTGTGATGGAAAGATAGCCCTTGATTCAGGATTATCAACAGGTGGCTTTACTGACTGTTTACTTCAGCATGGAGCATCACATGTTTATGGTGTAGATGTTGGCTATGGACAG GTGGCTGAAAAAATTCGCACACATGAACGTGTTTCAGTGATTGAACGCACAAATTTAAGATATCTATCTCAACTGCCAGAACCAGTTGACTTGGTGACACTGGACCTATCTTTTGTCTCCATTCTCATG GTCATGCCTGCTGTTATCAAAGTAATGAAGACGGATTCTACATTGATAACACTTATCAAGCCTCAGTTTGAAGCACGTAGATCACAG GTAGGAGGTGGAGGGATTGTTCGAGATCCTCTGGTTCATAAAGAG GTACTGGATAGAATAATTTCAGGCGTGGAAAAATTTGGATTCTGCAATAAGGGTTGGATCGAATCTCCTATAAAGGGTGCAGAAGGGAATAAGGAGTTCCTTGCTTGCTTTCACAGGATCCCAGTATCAGAATCACAGCCAGAG ccggaacagtgtttcggcttgttttttcagcgaagcgaacggggcctatga
- the LOC136531842 gene encoding uncharacterized protein isoform X4 — protein MPFTGSAPAFIVRLVGVRPSCCPPSRAFAVVRAQKIQLPKKKRRLDEVCLERFQQYSRTYIQSWILQGKVIVDGRVVNKAGTQVSDKSVIDIKAEIPKYVWHKLEAAIKGFDIDCDGKIALDSGLSTGGFTDCLLQHGASHVYGVDVGYGQVAEKIRTHERVSVIERTNLRYLSQLPEPVDLVTLDLSFVSILMVMPAVIKVMKTDSTLITLIKPQFEARRSQVGGGGIVRDPLVHKEVLDRIISGVEKFGFCNKGWIESPIKGAEGNKEFLACFHRIPVSESQPEPEQCFGLFFQRSERGL, from the exons ATGCCCTTTACTGGGTCCGCCCCTGCTTTCATAGTTAGGCTGGTTGGGGTCCGGCCAAGCTGCTGTCCTCCTTCCCGTGCATTTGCGGTTGTCAGAGCTCAAAAGATTCAGCTTCCCAAGAA AAAGAGGCGATTGGATGAAGTGTGCTTAGAAAGGTTTCAACAATACAGTAGAACATACATCCAGTCATGGATTCTTCAAG GTAAAGTCATTGTGGATGGAAGAGTTGTGAATAAAGCTGGAACACAAGTATCTGACAAGTCTGTCATCGACATCAAGGCTGAAATACCAAAATATGTAT GGCATAAGCTTGAGGCAGCCATCAAAGGATTTGATATTGATTGTGATGGAAAGATAGCCCTTGATTCAGGATTATCAACAGGTGGCTTTACTGACTGTTTACTTCAGCATGGAGCATCACATGTTTATGGTGTAGATGTTGGCTATGGACAG GTGGCTGAAAAAATTCGCACACATGAACGTGTTTCAGTGATTGAACGCACAAATTTAAGATATCTATCTCAACTGCCAGAACCAGTTGACTTGGTGACACTGGACCTATCTTTTGTCTCCATTCTCATG GTCATGCCTGCTGTTATCAAAGTAATGAAGACGGATTCTACATTGATAACACTTATCAAGCCTCAGTTTGAAGCACGTAGATCACAG GTAGGAGGTGGAGGGATTGTTCGAGATCCTCTGGTTCATAAAGAG GTACTGGATAGAATAATTTCAGGCGTGGAAAAATTTGGATTCTGCAATAAGGGTTGGATCGAATCTCCTATAAAGGGTGCAGAAGGGAATAAGGAGTTCCTTGCTTGCTTTCACAGGATCCCAGTATCAGAATCACAGCCAGAG ccggaacagtgtttcggcttgttttttcagcgaagcgaacggggcctatga
- the LOC136531842 gene encoding uncharacterized protein isoform X7, translating into MPFTGSAPAFIVRLVGVRPSCCPPSRAFAVVRAQKIQLPKKKRRLDEVCLERFQQYSRTYIQSWILQGKVIVDGRVVNKAGTQVSDKSVIDIKAEIPKYVCRAGHKLEAAIKGFDIDCDGKIALDSGLSTGGFTDCLLQHGASHVYGVDVGYGQVAEKIRTHERVSVIERTNLRYLSQLPEPVDLVTLDLSFVSILMVMPYITLAKGGPGASGRVLPHVTGRSRVRVAVSSHCTGESKACH; encoded by the exons ATGCCCTTTACTGGGTCCGCCCCTGCTTTCATAGTTAGGCTGGTTGGGGTCCGGCCAAGCTGCTGTCCTCCTTCCCGTGCATTTGCGGTTGTCAGAGCTCAAAAGATTCAGCTTCCCAAGAA AAAGAGGCGATTGGATGAAGTGTGCTTAGAAAGGTTTCAACAATACAGTAGAACATACATCCAGTCATGGATTCTTCAAG GTAAAGTCATTGTGGATGGAAGAGTTGTGAATAAAGCTGGAACACAAGTATCTGACAAGTCTGTCATCGACATCAAGGCTGAAATACCAAAATATGTATGTAG aGCAGGGCATAAGCTTGAGGCAGCCATCAAAGGATTTGATATTGATTGTGATGGAAAGATAGCCCTTGATTCAGGATTATCAACAGGTGGCTTTACTGACTGTTTACTTCAGCATGGAGCATCACATGTTTATGGTGTAGATGTTGGCTATGGACAG GTGGCTGAAAAAATTCGCACACATGAACGTGTTTCAGTGATTGAACGCACAAATTTAAGATATCTATCTCAACTGCCAGAACCAGTTGACTTGGTGACACTGGACCTATCTTTTGTCTCCATTCTCATG GTGATGCCTTATATTACCCTAGcaaagggcgggcctggtgcaagcggtagagtcttaccgcatgtgaccggaaggtcccgggttcgagtcgcggtctcctcgcattgcacaggcgagagtaaggcttgccactga
- the LOC136531842 gene encoding uncharacterized protein isoform X6: MRTISPISLSPPLLLRLMCLRKRRLDEVCLERFQQYSRTYIQSWILQGKVIVDGRVVNKAGTQVSDKSVIDIKAEIPKYVCRAGHKLEAAIKGFDIDCDGKIALDSGLSTGGFTDCLLQHGASHVYGVDVGYGQVAEKIRTHERVSVIERTNLRYLSQLPEPVDLVTLDLSFVSILMVMPAVIKVMKTDSTLITLIKPQFEARRSQVGGGGIVRDPLVHKEVLDRIISGVEKFGFCNKGWIESPIKGAEGNKEFLACFHRIPVSESQPEPEQCFGLFFQRSERGL; this comes from the exons ATGCGAACAATCAGTCCTATTTCACTGTCACCACCTTTGCTTCTTCGGTTGATGTGTCTCAG AAAGAGGCGATTGGATGAAGTGTGCTTAGAAAGGTTTCAACAATACAGTAGAACATACATCCAGTCATGGATTCTTCAAG GTAAAGTCATTGTGGATGGAAGAGTTGTGAATAAAGCTGGAACACAAGTATCTGACAAGTCTGTCATCGACATCAAGGCTGAAATACCAAAATATGTATGTAG aGCAGGGCATAAGCTTGAGGCAGCCATCAAAGGATTTGATATTGATTGTGATGGAAAGATAGCCCTTGATTCAGGATTATCAACAGGTGGCTTTACTGACTGTTTACTTCAGCATGGAGCATCACATGTTTATGGTGTAGATGTTGGCTATGGACAG GTGGCTGAAAAAATTCGCACACATGAACGTGTTTCAGTGATTGAACGCACAAATTTAAGATATCTATCTCAACTGCCAGAACCAGTTGACTTGGTGACACTGGACCTATCTTTTGTCTCCATTCTCATG GTCATGCCTGCTGTTATCAAAGTAATGAAGACGGATTCTACATTGATAACACTTATCAAGCCTCAGTTTGAAGCACGTAGATCACAG GTAGGAGGTGGAGGGATTGTTCGAGATCCTCTGGTTCATAAAGAG GTACTGGATAGAATAATTTCAGGCGTGGAAAAATTTGGATTCTGCAATAAGGGTTGGATCGAATCTCCTATAAAGGGTGCAGAAGGGAATAAGGAGTTCCTTGCTTGCTTTCACAGGATCCCAGTATCAGAATCACAGCCAGAG ccggaacagtgtttcggcttgttttttcagcgaagcgaacggggcctatga